The uncultured Bacteroides sp. genomic sequence GTTTTTTGGTGTTGGGCAGTGAAGAAATGATTCATGAAGTTAGAGGCCTATGCAAAAAGAATGGATTAATAGGGCAGCACCGTTATTTTGTAGCAGATGAACAATCAAGATCTCAAGGGCATTTGGAAGTTTTGCATTCAACAAAAGGATTTACGCACATTGTTTATGATGGAGATGCGTACTCTTATGAAAATATTATTCGTTTAATTTCATATTCTCCTGATAAAGGATTAGAACTGGGGCTCTATTCTGTACATACAGGAATATTGGTTACCCCGAAAAATAGTTATCAATGAAACCAACATATCTTAGCAACGAGCAAATTTATCTTCGCGCACCAGAACCCGAAGATATTGATTTAATGTATAACATGGAAAATGATCCATCCTCTTGGGATGTAAGTTGTTTTACTGTGCCCTATTCCCGTTATGTTCTCAAACAATATATTCAAGCTTCACAGAGCGATATTTTTGCCGACAAGCAACTGCGCCTCATGATGATTAGTCGTGAGAGCAATCAGGTGGTTGGAACAATTGATCTAACAGACTTTGTTCCTATGCATGGACGGGCAGGAGTGGGGATTGCGGTGAAAAATGAATTCCGCCAACAAGGTTTTGCCCGCCAAGCATTAGAACTACTTATCAGGTATTCTTTTGATTTTCTGCATTTAAGGCAGCTGTATGCGTATGTGTCTGTTAAGAATGAAGCAAGCCGAAAACTTTTCTGTTCTTGTGGCTTTGCTCAAGTAGGGATTCTGAAAGACTGGCTTCGTGTAAAGAATGGGTACGAAGATGTCTTCTTTATGCAACTAATAAATCTAGTTTAAAGACGGAGTGATTGGGAAATGTGACCAGGTTTCATATTTCCCGCCTAAATTGCCCAAGGCTTTTTTCCACATATTTTTGATTTCATCAATCATCAGACAGGGAACGTCTCCTTTTCCTATCATCCAGGTGTTCTCTTCAATCTCTTGATTCAGCTGTCCGTCTTGCCACCCGGAATAACCCAGAAAGAAGCGGATTTTACCTTCCAATTGATTACCTTGGAGTACGTAACGTTTTATATCATTGAAATCACCGTTCAGGTAAAGTTCTCCTCCAATAGGAAGAGCACCTTTAACGTTCTTCAGTGTGTGTAAATAAAATAGCGTGTCCGTTCCCATCGGCCCTCCTTTGTAAAGAGGAATGTCTTCTAAGTATTTAAACTCATCCACCACGTCGTTCAGCTTCATAGGTAGCAGCTTATTCATAATAAGCCCCATCGATCCTTCTTTTGTGTGGTCAACAAGAAGGACAACCGAACGACCAAAATTTGAATCACGCAAAAAAGGCTCGGAGATAAGAATCTTTCCCCGGGAAAGAATTGCGTTGTTCGATACAATTTTGAAGTAATCCTGGTTCCTTTCCATCATAATAAAATTGTTATTACATTAAGAGATCGTGGATATTGGCTCCTAATATAATAACAATTTAGTCATTTCAAATATTTTATCTGTTATTTTTTACTTATTATCTAGGATTATTTTCCTCAAATAATTGCATTCTTTCCTCTAACTGATAATATTGGTGCTCTTTAATGAATGAGGTACAGGCTCTTAGCCCTTCTTGGTTGCTACCAGTGGTCACAAGTGATATAGCACTAACACCATAATACATTAATTCTTTCATCAGCTCTCCACTTTTCATACCCGGATAACCTATTGTGAAGTAAAATCCGTCTGCAACAGGCTCGTTCAGATCCTTGTCATACACAATATAGAAACCGTGACGCAGAAAGATGTTTTTTAATTTGCGGGCACGTTCGCCATATACACTTACTTCTTTCAGGAAATTGTATTTCCCTTCGTTGGCAGCTTTTAGCATTGCTGCCATAGCATACTGAGCCGAGTGACTGGTTCCCGATGAAAGAGCATATAGTACCCGATGGATAAATACGGTACCGAAAGTTCCTCCTCCATATCGTTTTACAAATCCTGGATAGGCCTTGTGATATAATGAATCTGAGATGCAGGTCACACCAATCCGCTGACCGGCATAGCTAAAAGCCTTCGATCCCGAGATCAGTAAAATGTAATTATCTGTATAGTGTGCCACGGTTGGTTGGTAAGGAGCCTGGTATGGAACACTCAGATCAGTACGAAAATCCATAGCGAAATAAGCCAGGTCTTCCAGAACAATGATGTCATACTTGGTTGCCAGCTCGCCAATAACTTTTAGCTCTTCTTCTTTAAGGCACACCCAGCTAGGATTATTTGGATTAGAATAAATGATAGCCGAAATATTCCCCTTACAAAGATAGCTTTCCAGTTTATTGTATAATTTATCTCCACGGAAATCATATACATCAAACGTTTCATATTTCTGACCCATTACTGCCAGTTGCTGCTTTTGTACAGGAAATCCCGGGTCAATAAAAAGAATTGTGTCTTTTTTCTCGTCGCACTGACCGCACACCAGAAAAGAAGCGTAAGTTCCTTGCATGGAACCAGTAACCGGAACACATCCTTCTGGATTAATATCTATATTAATAAAAGCTTTCACAAAATTAGAAGCCTCTTTCTTTAACTCCGGAAGTCCGTTTATGTCAGGATATAAACTCGCGATTCCATTCTGTAAAGCTTTTATTTCAGCTTCTACTCCCACAGTAGAAGGAGGAAGCCCCGGAACTCCCATCTCCATTTTAATAAATTCCACGCCCGAAAGCTCTTCAGCTTTTGCTGCAATAGCTTTTACTTCACGAATTGTTGCCCTGGATAAGTCGGCAATATGCATTTCATTGATTGCTTCATCAATAAATTTGCAATCGATTGGAGTTTTTTTCATCTTTTCTTATATTGTTTTTCTGTTGTCATAATGGTCTTGCAAATATACATAATAATTCTTAGCCCTTTTGTCTTTTTACTTTGCAAAATAATGTGTAGTATAACTCATTCATAATCAGTATTAGTATAAAATAGTTTAAAAATAATATCTCGAAAGTGTTGCAGAATTGAAAAATTCCTCTACCTTTGCAACCGCAATCGAGAGAGAAAGCAAGATAGAAATGGTGCGTTAGTTCAGTTGGTTAGAATACATGCCTGTCACGCATGGGGTCACGAGTTCGAGTCTCGTACGCACCGCTTTATAAGAAAATAAAAGTTCCGTAAACAGCCTGTTTACGGAACTTTTATATTTCTGACAATTTAATACTGCTACTTTGTGATTTGTTTTATACTTCTGGATTTATTTCAGATTCTTATAAGGTGACTATTGGTCCTGATCTTCTTGATAAGTCTCATTTCTACTATTCCTTTTCCAAGTACTCTATCTTGAATATATTGAGACAGAGGAGAAATATTGATAGCATCAGAGGCCCAATAATTATGCCTAAAAAGCCAAACAATGATAATCCGATGAAAACTCCAAAAAGAGTGATTAAAGGATGCGTGTTTGCCAGTTTCTTTTGGAGAATAAATCGCAATAAATTATCAATGTTTGTAGTGATAATGATTGAATAAGCTCCTAGTCCGATGGCATGCTCCCAGTTTCCTGTCAATGCAAAGTAA encodes the following:
- a CDS encoding GNAT family protein, with product MKPTYLSNEQIYLRAPEPEDIDLMYNMENDPSSWDVSCFTVPYSRYVLKQYIQASQSDIFADKQLRLMMISRESNQVVGTIDLTDFVPMHGRAGVGIAVKNEFRQQGFARQALELLIRYSFDFLHLRQLYAYVSVKNEASRKLFCSCGFAQVGILKDWLRVKNGYEDVFFMQLINLV
- a CDS encoding YqgE/AlgH family protein encodes the protein MERNQDYFKIVSNNAILSRGKILISEPFLRDSNFGRSVVLLVDHTKEGSMGLIMNKLLPMKLNDVVDEFKYLEDIPLYKGGPMGTDTLFYLHTLKNVKGALPIGGELYLNGDFNDIKRYVLQGNQLEGKIRFFLGYSGWQDGQLNQEIEENTWMIGKGDVPCLMIDEIKNMWKKALGNLGGKYETWSHFPITPSLN
- a CDS encoding pyridoxal phosphate-dependent aminotransferase; its protein translation is MKKTPIDCKFIDEAINEMHIADLSRATIREVKAIAAKAEELSGVEFIKMEMGVPGLPPSTVGVEAEIKALQNGIASLYPDINGLPELKKEASNFVKAFINIDINPEGCVPVTGSMQGTYASFLVCGQCDEKKDTILFIDPGFPVQKQQLAVMGQKYETFDVYDFRGDKLYNKLESYLCKGNISAIIYSNPNNPSWVCLKEEELKVIGELATKYDIIVLEDLAYFAMDFRTDLSVPYQAPYQPTVAHYTDNYILLISGSKAFSYAGQRIGVTCISDSLYHKAYPGFVKRYGGGTFGTVFIHRVLYALSSGTSHSAQYAMAAMLKAANEGKYNFLKEVSVYGERARKLKNIFLRHGFYIVYDKDLNEPVADGFYFTIGYPGMKSGELMKELMYYGVSAISLVTTGSNQEGLRACTSFIKEHQYYQLEERMQLFEENNPR